A part of Streptomyces sp. NBC_00557 genomic DNA contains:
- a CDS encoding PASTA domain-containing protein, whose protein sequence is MKARHLARLGSLITVSLLLAACTGHQTGAKNDSHRRLLKMESVVGKTLKQGIDGAVDASLGVSPVDATDQHRYIDVESAERYTICFQQPVPEMQAVKFYVVPASTRCPRSIGGKGAASRIPGVTGKRAEDAKREILYAGYQPARIRFYAAANKASEVKASSLGGLNVCDQHPEKGAEVVPTATVKLFVGAKCRQ, encoded by the coding sequence ATGAAGGCAAGGCATCTCGCACGGTTGGGAAGCCTGATCACCGTGTCCCTTCTGCTGGCTGCCTGCACTGGACACCAGACGGGCGCGAAAAACGACAGCCACCGGCGGCTCCTCAAAATGGAGTCGGTTGTCGGTAAAACGCTGAAACAAGGCATCGACGGCGCGGTCGACGCCAGTCTGGGAGTATCGCCGGTCGATGCGACAGACCAACACCGATACATTGACGTCGAATCCGCGGAACGCTACACGATCTGTTTCCAGCAGCCGGTTCCCGAGATGCAGGCCGTGAAGTTCTACGTGGTCCCGGCTTCCACCCGGTGCCCGCGCAGCATCGGCGGCAAGGGGGCGGCGTCCAGGATTCCCGGTGTTACGGGCAAACGCGCCGAGGATGCCAAGCGTGAAATTCTGTACGCCGGATACCAGCCCGCGCGCATCCGTTTCTACGCTGCCGCGAACAAAGCCAGTGAAGTGAAGGCGAGCAGCCTCGGCGGGCTGAACGTCTGCGACCAGCACCCCGAGAAGGGCGCAGAAGTAGTGCCCACGGCAACCGTGAAGCTGTTCGTCGGAGCGAAGTGCCGTCAATGA
- a CDS encoding GroES family chaperonin, protein MSANRNEHSTPHHDKLPIRMLHDRVLVKQETGEGERRSGGGILIPATAAVGRRLAWAEVVAVGQNVRTVEPGDRVLFDPEDRAEVEVRGVPYVLMRERDLHAVAADRFEGSEDSTGLYL, encoded by the coding sequence GTGAGCGCCAACAGAAACGAGCACAGCACCCCCCATCACGACAAGCTTCCCATCCGGATGCTGCACGACCGGGTCCTGGTCAAGCAGGAGACCGGTGAGGGCGAGCGGCGGTCGGGGGGCGGCATTCTGATTCCCGCCACCGCCGCGGTCGGTCGGCGGCTGGCCTGGGCCGAGGTCGTCGCGGTCGGGCAGAACGTGCGGACCGTGGAGCCGGGCGACCGGGTTCTGTTCGACCCGGAGGACCGGGCAGAGGTCGAGGTGCGCGGCGTGCCGTACGTGCTCATGCGTGAGCGGGATCTGCACGCCGTGGCCGCGGACCGGTTCGAGGGGTCGGAGGACTCCACCGGGCTGTATCTGTGA
- a CDS encoding DUF3618 domain-containing protein: MADTADTRTPAQIEADIKRRREVLAETLDEIGVRVHPQTIIGDAKAKVVAQVDHTVGRAYVQVNRVVSDVRAQFVDEEGALRLARVVPVALVAVGVVGLLAMGTRRRKS, from the coding sequence GTGGCGGACACGGCGGACACCAGAACCCCGGCGCAGATCGAGGCGGACATCAAGCGCCGCCGTGAAGTGCTGGCCGAGACGCTCGACGAGATCGGGGTGCGGGTGCATCCGCAGACGATCATCGGGGATGCGAAGGCGAAGGTCGTCGCCCAGGTCGATCACACCGTCGGGCGGGCCTATGTCCAGGTCAACCGGGTGGTGAGCGACGTCAGGGCGCAGTTCGTCGACGAGGAGGGCGCGCTGCGGCTGGCGCGGGTCGTGCCCGTCGCGCTGGTCGCGGTCGGCGTCGTCGGGCTGCTGGCCATGGGCACGCGGCGGCGCAAGAGCTGA
- the bcp gene encoding thioredoxin-dependent thiol peroxidase — protein MSERLQPGDVAPAFTLPDADGNEVSLSSHKGRKVIVYFYPAALTPGCTKQACDFTDNLSLLADAGYDVIGISPDAPEKLAKFREKESLKVTLLADPDKKVTEAYGAYGEKKNYGKTYMGVIRSTIIVDEDGKVERALYNVRATGHVAKIIKDLGI, from the coding sequence ATGAGCGAGCGACTCCAGCCGGGGGACGTGGCCCCCGCCTTCACCCTCCCCGACGCCGACGGCAACGAGGTCTCCCTGTCCTCCCACAAGGGCCGCAAGGTCATCGTCTACTTCTACCCCGCCGCCCTGACGCCAGGCTGCACCAAGCAGGCCTGCGACTTCACCGACAACCTCTCCCTCCTGGCGGACGCCGGCTACGACGTCATCGGCATCAGCCCCGACGCCCCGGAGAAGCTCGCCAAGTTCCGCGAGAAGGAGTCCCTCAAGGTCACGCTGCTGGCCGACCCGGACAAGAAGGTCACCGAGGCCTACGGCGCGTACGGCGAGAAGAAGAACTACGGAAAGACCTACATGGGCGTCATCCGCTCCACGATCATCGTGGACGAGGACGGCAAGGTCGAACGAGCCCTCTACAACGTCCGCGCCACCGGCCACGTAGCCAAGATCATCAAAGACCTGGGCATCTGA
- the rdgB gene encoding RdgB/HAM1 family non-canonical purine NTP pyrophosphatase yields MTRLILATRNAGKITELRAILAEAGLPHELIGADAYPDVPDVKETGVTFAENALLKAHALAQATGLPAIADDSGLCVDVLGGAPGIFSARWAGRHGDDKANLDLLLAQLADIADEHRGAHFACAAALALPDGRERVVEGRLPGVLRREPAGTNGFGYDPILQPDGETRTCAELSPEEKNAISHRGKAFRALVPVVRELVG; encoded by the coding sequence ATGACCCGCTTGATCCTCGCCACCCGCAACGCCGGAAAGATCACCGAACTGAGGGCGATCCTCGCCGAGGCCGGACTCCCCCACGAGCTGATCGGCGCCGACGCCTACCCGGACGTCCCCGACGTCAAGGAGACCGGCGTCACCTTCGCCGAGAACGCCCTCCTCAAGGCGCACGCCCTCGCCCAGGCGACCGGCCTCCCGGCGATCGCCGACGACTCCGGCCTCTGCGTCGACGTCCTGGGCGGGGCCCCCGGCATCTTCTCCGCCCGCTGGGCGGGCCGCCACGGCGACGACAAGGCCAACCTCGACCTCCTCCTCGCCCAGCTCGCCGACATCGCGGACGAGCACCGCGGCGCCCACTTCGCCTGCGCGGCGGCCCTGGCCCTGCCGGACGGGCGCGAGCGGGTGGTCGAGGGCCGGCTGCCGGGCGTCCTGCGCCGCGAGCCGGCCGGCACGAACGGCTTCGGCTACGACCCGATCCTCCAGCCGGACGGCGAAACCCGCACCTGCGCCGAGCTGAGCCCCGAGGAGAAGAACGCCATCAGCCACCGGGGCAAGGCCTTCCGCGCACTGGTGCCGGTGGTGCGGGAGCTGGTGGGCTGA
- a CDS encoding SGNH/GDSL hydrolase family protein — MTKRHGYAVLSALVALVLAVSAAIYLTVAADGGTARGAFADDRPRHGSSVAPASTGVWVGAWSTSPVGGEPGTETEGLAGHSVRNVVHAGTGGTSARITLSNLYGHSPLTVTHASIALATGDGTAAADPGSMRRLTFNGSTTVVIPAGEQAVSDAVRLTVPHDSDVLVTTYSPTPSGPVTYHPHARQISYVAAGDATEDATGTPYTEQTPYWRYVTGLDVLSNEADGTVVVFGDSITDGITSTMGANHRWPDLLAGRLRTAVESGRQVPRYSVVNEGISGNQVLADGLGRPAENQSGLGRFGRDALSHPDVKVVVIDLGVNDILRNPRLADPNKIIGGLRTLVREAHAHGLRAVGATLMPFEGHRGWTPAREAVRRQVNAAIRAGRVYDAVVDFDKALRDPYDPRRLRPDYDSGDHLHPSDLGFARMAAVFDLGTLKGAGQAEL, encoded by the coding sequence ATGACCAAGCGTCATGGTTATGCGGTGCTCAGCGCACTCGTCGCGCTGGTCCTGGCCGTGTCCGCCGCCATCTACCTCACGGTGGCCGCCGACGGCGGCACCGCGCGCGGCGCCTTCGCGGACGACCGCCCCCGCCACGGATCCTCCGTCGCCCCCGCCTCCACCGGCGTCTGGGTCGGCGCCTGGTCCACCTCCCCCGTCGGCGGCGAACCCGGCACCGAGACCGAAGGCCTCGCCGGCCACTCCGTCCGCAACGTCGTCCACGCCGGCACCGGAGGCACGAGTGCCCGGATCACGCTGTCCAATCTCTACGGCCACTCCCCGCTGACCGTCACGCACGCCTCCATCGCCCTCGCCACGGGCGACGGCACCGCCGCGGCCGACCCGGGCTCCATGCGCCGCCTCACCTTCAACGGCTCCACCACCGTCGTCATCCCCGCCGGCGAACAGGCCGTCAGCGACGCCGTGCGCCTCACCGTCCCGCACGACAGCGACGTCCTGGTCACCACCTACTCCCCCACCCCCTCCGGTCCCGTCACCTACCACCCGCACGCCCGGCAGATCTCCTACGTCGCCGCCGGGGACGCCACCGAGGACGCCACCGGCACCCCCTACACCGAGCAGACCCCCTACTGGCGCTATGTGACCGGCCTGGACGTCCTCAGCAACGAGGCCGACGGCACCGTGGTCGTCTTCGGCGACTCCATCACCGACGGCATCACCTCCACCATGGGCGCCAACCACCGCTGGCCCGACCTCCTCGCCGGCCGCCTGCGCACCGCCGTCGAGAGCGGACGCCAGGTGCCGCGCTACAGCGTCGTCAACGAGGGCATCAGCGGCAACCAGGTCCTCGCCGACGGACTCGGCCGGCCCGCCGAGAACCAGAGCGGCCTCGGCCGCTTCGGGCGCGACGCCCTCTCCCACCCCGACGTCAAGGTCGTCGTCATCGACCTCGGCGTCAACGACATCCTCCGCAACCCCCGCCTCGCCGACCCGAACAAGATCATCGGCGGGCTGCGCACCCTCGTCCGCGAGGCCCACGCCCACGGCCTGAGGGCCGTCGGCGCCACCCTCATGCCCTTCGAGGGCCACCGCGGCTGGACCCCGGCCCGCGAGGCCGTCCGCCGGCAGGTCAACGCGGCCATCCGCGCGGGCCGCGTCTACGACGCCGTCGTCGACTTCGACAAGGCCCTGCGCGACCCCTACGACCCCCGCCGCCTCCGCCCCGACTACGACTCCGGCGACCACCTCCACCCCAGCGACCTCGGCTTCGCCAGGATGGCCGCGGTCTTCGACCTCGGCACGCTCAAGGGCGCCGGGCAGGCGGAACTGTAG
- a CDS encoding DUF445 domain-containing protein, with the protein MGPTETGTAPARGVSYRTMTAFTPADEERRRGVRRMKLTATAMLLFVAVVYVLARLASHEGAGAWAGYVAAAAEAGMVGALADWFAVTALFRHPLGLPIPHTAIIPTKKDQLGVSLGEFVGENFLSEDVVRQRLRAVGIGSRLGAWLAEPEHADRVTAELATALRGALTVLRDTDVQAVVSEAITRRANMQEVAPGIGKMLEKIVADGGHRRAVDLVVARAHDWLVLHRDDVMVAVEGGAPGWTPRFVDRKVGERVYKELLRFVTEMRDMPSHPARGALDRFLTDFASDLQSDSDTRVRVERLKAEVLGRGEVQDLIASVWTAVRSMVVAAAEDERSELRMRVRAALLSLGTRMATEPKVQGKVDSWVEGAAVHVVTTYRKEITSLITDTVASWDAEHTTRKIEAHIGRDLQFIRINGTVVGSLAGLLIYTVTRTLGA; encoded by the coding sequence ATGGGACCTACGGAGACCGGGACGGCCCCGGCGCGGGGTGTGTCGTACCGGACCATGACGGCCTTCACCCCGGCCGACGAGGAACGCCGGCGCGGGGTGCGGCGGATGAAGCTGACGGCGACGGCCATGCTGCTGTTCGTGGCGGTGGTCTATGTCCTGGCCAGGCTCGCCTCGCACGAGGGGGCGGGGGCGTGGGCGGGCTATGTGGCGGCCGCCGCGGAGGCCGGCATGGTGGGCGCGCTGGCCGACTGGTTCGCCGTGACGGCGCTGTTCCGGCATCCGCTGGGGCTGCCCATTCCGCACACCGCGATCATCCCCACCAAGAAGGACCAGCTGGGCGTCTCGCTGGGCGAGTTCGTGGGAGAGAACTTCCTGTCCGAGGACGTCGTACGGCAGCGGCTGCGCGCGGTCGGCATCGGCAGCCGGCTGGGGGCGTGGCTGGCGGAGCCGGAGCACGCGGACCGGGTGACGGCGGAGCTGGCGACGGCGCTGCGCGGGGCGCTGACGGTGCTGCGGGACACGGACGTGCAGGCGGTGGTGAGCGAGGCGATCACACGGCGGGCGAACATGCAGGAGGTCGCGCCGGGCATCGGCAAGATGCTGGAGAAGATCGTGGCGGACGGCGGGCACCGGCGCGCGGTGGACCTGGTGGTGGCGCGTGCGCACGACTGGCTGGTGCTGCACCGGGACGACGTGATGGTGGCGGTGGAGGGCGGTGCTCCCGGCTGGACGCCGAGGTTCGTGGACCGGAAGGTCGGCGAGCGGGTCTACAAGGAGCTGCTCCGGTTCGTCACCGAGATGCGGGACATGCCCTCGCATCCGGCGCGCGGCGCGCTCGACCGGTTCCTCACCGACTTCGCCTCCGACCTGCAGTCCGACTCGGACACCCGGGTGCGGGTGGAGCGGCTGAAGGCGGAGGTGCTGGGCCGGGGCGAGGTGCAGGACCTGATCGCGTCGGTCTGGACGGCCGTACGGTCGATGGTGGTGGCGGCGGCCGAGGACGAGCGCAGCGAGCTGCGGATGCGGGTGCGGGCGGCGCTGCTGTCGCTGGGGACGCGGATGGCGACCGAGCCGAAGGTGCAGGGGAAGGTCGACAGCTGGGTGGAGGGCGCGGCGGTGCACGTGGTGACGACGTACCGCAAGGAGATCACCTCGCTGATCACGGACACGGTGGCGAGCTGGGACGCGGAGCACACCACCCGGAAGATCGAGGCGCACATCGGCCGCGACCTGCAGTTCATCCGGATCAATGGCACGGTGGTGGGGTCACTGGCGGGACTGCTGATCTACACGGTGACGCGGACGCTGGGCGCTTGA